A single Acidimicrobiia bacterium DNA region contains:
- a CDS encoding DUF5698 domain-containing protein produces the protein MALFLSALLIFLMRVTDQTLGTLRIVMLVRGRRLLAGTLGFFESLVWVLAAGQVLSNLDSPLKIVAFAGGFAAGTMLGGTVERWLALGDSLLQIVAPVESPPAAHALREAGFGATVVNAEGMDGAVRITFTVIPRKRAQEVMRIIKSVNPAAYVTYEQISTPNLELIKEQRRLIRK, from the coding sequence ATGGCTCTCTTCCTCTCCGCACTCTTGATCTTCTTGATGCGCGTGACCGACCAGACTCTCGGCACGCTGCGCATCGTCATGCTGGTCCGCGGGCGGCGGCTCCTCGCCGGCACGCTCGGATTCTTCGAGTCGCTGGTGTGGGTTCTGGCCGCGGGCCAGGTCCTCAGCAACCTCGACTCACCGCTGAAGATCGTCGCTTTTGCCGGAGGGTTCGCGGCCGGAACGATGCTCGGTGGGACCGTCGAACGCTGGCTGGCCCTCGGTGACAGCCTCCTCCAGATCGTTGCTCCCGTCGAGAGCCCGCCGGCGGCTCACGCTCTCCGGGAGGCCGGCTTTGGAGCAACGGTCGTCAACGCGGAGGGGATGGACGGTGCAGTTCGAATAACCTTCACCGTCATCCCGAGGAAGCGGGCTCAGGAGGTCATGCGGATCATCAAGTCCGTCAACCCGGCCGCCTACGTCACCTACGAGCAGATTTCGACACCCAACCTGGAACTCATCAAGGAA
- a CDS encoding prolipoprotein diacylglyceryl transferase family protein → MEFTLLWAALLAVGAIWLMLWFERRLGLGPDERSFDTVLGATVFGLVAGRIAAMLLTGTNPVTHPADIILIRGGVDTGFASLGALGFLAWATRRSLPATLDLMSPAILAGLAGWHGGCVFRGTCLGTRSDLPWAVAQPGSDLTRHPTELYAALLVLLAAGGLLLVIRRIGRGGLPAGLALAAAGLIRLITEPMRPSLGSGPVWWYTSAIVLGITLAGMALFRRAPDGRNEG, encoded by the coding sequence ATGGAGTTCACTCTGCTCTGGGCGGCCCTTCTGGCGGTAGGCGCAATCTGGCTGATGCTCTGGTTCGAACGGCGCCTCGGCCTCGGTCCGGACGAACGGTCATTCGACACCGTTCTGGGGGCAACGGTGTTCGGGTTGGTGGCCGGACGCATCGCCGCGATGCTCCTGACCGGCACCAACCCTGTGACTCACCCGGCGGACATCATCCTGATCAGGGGAGGAGTCGACACGGGCTTCGCGTCGCTCGGCGCTTTGGGGTTCCTCGCCTGGGCAACCCGCCGCTCGCTCCCCGCCACACTCGATCTGATGTCGCCTGCGATACTCGCCGGCCTTGCAGGTTGGCACGGCGGATGCGTTTTCAGGGGTACCTGCCTCGGCACCCGCAGCGACCTGCCGTGGGCGGTTGCCCAGCCCGGATCGGATCTCACCCGGCATCCGACGGAGCTCTACGCAGCACTGCTGGTCCTGCTGGCCGCCGGCGGGTTGCTCCTCGTGATCCGCCGGATTGGCCGTGGCGGGTTGCCGGCCGGGCTGGCCCTGGCCGCGGCAGGACTGATCCGGCTGATCACCGAGCCGATGCGCCCGTCACTCGGTTCCGGACCCGTCTGGTGGTACACCTCGGCGATCGTGCTGGGGATCACGCTGGCCGGGATGGCGTTGTTCCGGCGGGCCCCGGACGGCCGCAACGAGGGCTAG
- a CDS encoding TlpA disulfide reductase family protein, whose amino-acid sequence MIRRMLAGLGLALVLAACGTAAPADVPELPAIDDAILSDLLSSGDPLVLNVWASWCIPCRSEAPLLSAAHEAFGDEVTFIGIDIEDTQNAARAFIAEYGLEFDNYFDRSGAVRSALGGVGVPITYFFTASGELIHRHNGVIDERTLSLQIDEILNR is encoded by the coding sequence GTGATTCGCCGAATGCTGGCGGGCCTCGGTCTCGCTCTGGTGCTGGCCGCCTGCGGAACTGCCGCACCGGCAGACGTGCCGGAGTTGCCTGCGATCGACGACGCCATCCTCAGTGATCTGCTGAGCTCCGGCGATCCCCTCGTGCTCAATGTATGGGCCTCATGGTGCATCCCGTGCAGGTCTGAGGCCCCGTTGCTGTCTGCCGCTCACGAGGCCTTCGGCGACGAGGTGACTTTCATCGGGATCGACATCGAGGACACTCAGAATGCGGCGCGGGCGTTCATCGCCGAATACGGACTGGAGTTCGACAACTACTTCGATCGTTCCGGTGCCGTGCGTTCCGCCCTGGGGGGAGTCGGAGTGCCGATCACCTACTTCTTCACCGCCAGCGGCGAACTGATCCACCGGCACAATGGTGTGATCGACGAGCGCACCCTGTCGCTCCAGATAGACGAGATCCTGAACCGATGA
- a CDS encoding HAMP domain-containing sensor histidine kinase produces MKLLRRLEVRLLLSYLAVTVVTLAVMAVALQVLVPSEFEAEVERIGQQHGLSRETVPNSVAEQPGSVDDPDTPTMPPSSTVGSSTPGDGDSASTTTPGSAPGGPGTTSGPGTTGGPGTTGGPGTTGGPGTTSGPGTTGGTGESGTTGGSVGSARTPGSGAALTNPIEAAQQGPRGPAGSSDTTTVVVDLEAALDKALDAGLWVAFVVSFVLATILAAVTSRRVLKPLRNVQLATRRLAEGRYGERVPIPNEIELAELAADVNALGETLERTEQQRSRLMSDLAHELRTPLTTIQGYMEGLIDGVFEPTPEVFTEVADEATRLKRLTADLALLSRAEEGALILDLHTVDLGRVACRAAERLRPQFHDQDVVLSLGPMPDLPVRGDPDRLAQAFTNLVGNALIHTPAGGRVWLNATADASTCAVSVHDTGEGIPANELEQIFERFHRVEGRGVAFTGSGIGLTISRTIIRSHGGELSVDSAGPGRGSTFTVRVPRANP; encoded by the coding sequence ATGAAGCTCCTGCGCCGTCTCGAGGTCCGGCTGCTTCTGTCCTATCTCGCGGTGACGGTGGTGACCTTGGCCGTGATGGCAGTTGCCCTCCAGGTGCTCGTTCCTTCCGAGTTCGAGGCTGAGGTGGAGAGGATCGGGCAGCAACACGGATTGAGTCGAGAAACCGTCCCCAACTCCGTTGCCGAGCAGCCCGGATCGGTAGATGATCCCGATACACCAACCATGCCACCTTCATCGACGGTCGGCTCATCGACACCGGGCGACGGCGACTCCGCGTCGACGACCACTCCCGGGTCGGCTCCCGGCGGACCGGGCACCACCAGCGGACCGGGCACCACCGGCGGACCGGGCACCACGGGTGGACCGGGCACCACGGGTGGACCGGGCACCACCAGCGGACCGGGCACCACGGGTGGAACGGGCGAGTCCGGCACGACAGGCGGATCCGTCGGGAGCGCTCGGACTCCCGGATCGGGAGCGGCTTTGACGAACCCCATCGAGGCAGCCCAGCAGGGCCCCCGGGGTCCGGCAGGCAGCAGTGATACCACCACCGTCGTGGTTGACCTCGAAGCCGCACTGGACAAGGCCCTCGATGCAGGTCTCTGGGTGGCGTTTGTTGTCAGCTTCGTACTGGCGACCATCCTCGCCGCAGTCACTTCGCGAAGGGTCCTGAAGCCCTTGCGAAACGTGCAGCTGGCGACACGACGGCTGGCCGAAGGTCGCTACGGGGAGCGCGTCCCGATCCCGAATGAGATCGAACTCGCCGAACTGGCAGCCGACGTCAACGCACTGGGTGAGACGCTCGAACGGACCGAACAGCAGAGAAGCAGGCTGATGTCGGATCTCGCCCATGAACTGCGGACGCCGTTGACGACCATCCAGGGTTACATGGAGGGTTTGATCGACGGGGTATTCGAACCCACACCGGAGGTCTTCACGGAGGTTGCAGACGAAGCCACCCGGCTGAAGAGGCTCACCGCAGATCTGGCGCTGCTGTCCCGTGCAGAAGAGGGCGCGCTGATCCTCGACCTGCACACCGTCGATCTGGGTCGGGTAGCCTGCCGCGCCGCGGAGAGGCTGCGGCCGCAGTTCCACGACCAGGACGTCGTGCTATCTCTCGGACCGATGCCGGACCTGCCGGTGCGCGGAGACCCCGACCGCCTTGCACAGGCCTTCACCAACCTGGTCGGCAATGCGCTGATTCACACTCCGGCAGGGGGCAGAGTCTGGTTGAATGCCACCGCCGACGCCTCTACGTGTGCGGTTTCGGTTCACGACACAGGCGAAGGGATACCCGCTAATGAGCTCGAGCAGATATTCGAACGATTCCACCGGGTCGAAGGCCGGGGAGTCGCCTTCACCGGTTCGGGAATCGGCCTGACTATCTCCAGGACCATCATCCGATCGCATGGCGGTGAACTGTCGGTGGATTCGGCCGGACCCGGCCGGGGTTCGACCTTCACCGTTCGGGTTCCTCGGGCGAACCCGTGA
- a CDS encoding response regulator transcription factor: MSDRTILVVDDERKIRQLVRAYLEKDGFSVLEAATGREAIESVRVHQPDLVVLDIMLPGLDGIEALREIRTFSDVYVVMLTARAEEVDKLIGLSVGADDYLTKPFSPRELLARVKAVLRRDRGGGKPDATRMDFGDLRIDQDRREVTKGGRIVDLTALEFDLLAALASEPGRVFSRRQLLERVWGWDFFGDERVVDVHIRNLRRALADDASQPAIVGTARGVGYKFLLEP; encoded by the coding sequence GTGAGTGATCGAACGATTCTGGTCGTTGATGACGAGCGAAAGATCCGGCAACTGGTACGCGCTTATCTCGAGAAGGATGGCTTCTCCGTCCTCGAAGCCGCCACCGGCCGGGAAGCAATCGAGAGTGTGCGTGTTCATCAACCCGATCTCGTCGTCCTCGACATCATGCTTCCGGGCCTCGACGGCATCGAGGCGCTCCGCGAGATCCGGACCTTCTCCGATGTGTACGTGGTGATGCTCACCGCAAGGGCCGAAGAAGTCGACAAGCTGATCGGACTCTCCGTCGGCGCTGATGATTACCTGACCAAGCCGTTCAGCCCCCGCGAGCTGCTCGCCAGGGTGAAGGCGGTTCTGCGCCGCGATCGGGGCGGTGGCAAGCCCGACGCGACCCGGATGGACTTCGGCGACCTGCGTATCGACCAGGACCGCCGCGAGGTCACGAAGGGCGGCAGGATCGTCGATCTCACGGCTCTGGAGTTCGATCTCCTGGCCGCCCTGGCTTCTGAACCCGGGCGTGTCTTCAGCCGGCGGCAGCTCCTCGAACGAGTCTGGGGCTGGGATTTCTTCGGCGATGAACGGGTGGTGGACGTTCACATCCGGAATCTGCGTAGGGCGCTCGCCGATGATGCTTCTCAACCTGCCATCGTCGGGACGGCGCGCGGTGTGGGCTACAAGTTCCTCCTCGAGCCATGA
- the glgC gene encoding glucose-1-phosphate adenylyltransferase: MARRPHTIAMVLAGGEGNRLFPLTRSRAKPAVPFGGHYRLVDFVLSNLVNANYRRIAVLTQYKSHSLDVHLSQTWRLSPILGSYVTPVPAQMRRGPHWYEGSADAIAQNLNILSDENPDYVIVFGADHIYRMDPAQMVRQHIDSGTGVTVAAIPIPIEGASQFGIIDAAPDGTIRHFLEKPADPPSMPGRPDMAYASMGNYVFDAAVLREIVLADAEDEDSRHDIGGNLMPMMTEMGRARVYDFHDNEVPGQEEPERGYWRDVGTLDAYYEASMDLIATSPIFNLYNEEWPIFTWHFPWPPAKFVHDEDQRRGTAINSIVSNGAIISGGSVRGSIISPEVRVNSYASVEDSVLMDGTVIGRGAVVRRAIIDKDVTVPDGFQIGVDLEADRERFTVSENGIVVVGKNHLIE, from the coding sequence ATGGCACGCAGGCCGCATACAATCGCGATGGTTCTGGCAGGGGGAGAGGGCAACCGCCTGTTCCCGCTCACCAGATCGAGGGCCAAACCGGCCGTCCCGTTCGGCGGCCACTACCGGTTGGTCGACTTCGTGCTCTCGAATCTGGTCAACGCCAACTACCGGCGCATTGCGGTGCTCACCCAGTACAAGAGCCACAGTCTCGACGTGCATCTCTCGCAGACATGGAGATTGTCGCCCATTCTCGGCAGCTACGTCACGCCGGTACCGGCGCAGATGCGGCGCGGCCCGCACTGGTACGAGGGCAGTGCCGACGCGATCGCCCAGAACCTGAACATTCTCAGCGATGAGAACCCCGACTACGTGATTGTGTTTGGTGCCGATCACATCTATCGCATGGATCCGGCGCAGATGGTTCGGCAGCACATCGACTCCGGGACAGGGGTCACGGTGGCTGCCATCCCTATTCCGATCGAAGGAGCCTCCCAGTTCGGGATCATCGACGCAGCTCCCGACGGCACTATCAGACACTTCCTCGAGAAACCGGCCGATCCCCCTTCCATGCCGGGCAGGCCCGACATGGCCTACGCCTCGATGGGCAACTACGTGTTCGACGCAGCCGTTCTCCGTGAGATCGTCCTGGCCGACGCCGAGGACGAGGATTCGCGACACGACATCGGCGGCAATCTGATGCCGATGATGACCGAGATGGGTCGGGCCCGTGTCTACGACTTCCACGACAACGAGGTACCGGGCCAGGAAGAGCCGGAACGCGGCTACTGGCGCGACGTCGGAACACTCGATGCGTATTACGAGGCCTCCATGGACCTGATTGCCACTTCTCCGATATTCAATCTCTACAACGAGGAATGGCCGATCTTCACCTGGCATTTCCCGTGGCCGCCCGCCAAGTTCGTGCACGATGAAGACCAGCGGCGCGGCACGGCGATCAACTCGATCGTGTCCAACGGGGCGATCATTTCCGGGGGTTCGGTCCGCGGGTCGATCATCTCACCCGAGGTGAGGGTCAACTCCTACGCCTCGGTCGAAGACTCGGTCTTGATGGACGGGACGGTCATAGGGCGCGGCGCAGTCGTCCGGCGGGCGATCATCGACAAAGATGTGACCGTTCCAGACGGTTTCCAAATCGGCGTGGACCTGGAGGCGGACCGGGAACGTTTCACGGTCTCCGAGAACGGAATCGTGGTCGTGGGCAAGAACCATCTGATCGAGTAG
- a CDS encoding ABC transporter ATP-binding protein: MSSPPVTDPPSLDVALLGRGRDLIARQLRRAPKQFALGGAGTVLFAVMTIVSSYVIGWITDDILLPAIDAGEVGAATLAGGAAAVIGVALARALGITLRRYGAYAAQYRLQARDRTEVTDRYLQLPIEWHRRHPTGQLLANVNEDVEAASFIAAPLPMAFGVIVMLVITATLLVLTDPFLAIVGFAVGPAILIVNFFYQRRMRAVAARAQRLRAEVAEIAHESFDAALVVKTLGREDQEVGRFGERSDALRDRMVEVGSLRAIFDPLMEALPSIGILAVLAVGAWRVEQGAVTAGTMVTFAYLFRLVALPMRVFGWLLGEMPRSVVGMDRIDGVLQEQGTVVYGVQESGRGGGAAASVDSVGFQYPETRTDDLSGFGDTGASTYTDDRRGVESVTLSVAPGRTVALVGPTGSGKSTLAHLMVRLFDPDRGEICLDGHGLADLQRTELSDAVSLVFQEVFLFDDTVYNNISLGGDYSYEQVLAAAELAHADGFISDLPEGFDTLVGERGASLSGGQRQRIALARALIRHPRLLVLDDATSAVDPSIEQDILSGLAELDTTVVIVAYRRSSIVLADEVIYIEDGRVIGRGPHDELYRSLAPYRGLIDAYEQEESR; the protein is encoded by the coding sequence ATGTCTTCACCACCGGTCACCGACCCGCCTTCGCTCGACGTTGCCCTGCTGGGCCGCGGTCGCGATCTGATCGCCAGGCAGCTTCGAAGGGCTCCGAAGCAGTTCGCTCTGGGTGGTGCCGGGACCGTCCTCTTCGCGGTGATGACGATCGTTTCGTCCTATGTGATCGGCTGGATCACCGACGACATCCTGCTGCCCGCCATCGACGCCGGAGAGGTCGGGGCCGCCACGCTGGCCGGCGGTGCGGCGGCGGTGATCGGGGTCGCGCTGGCCAGGGCCCTCGGGATAACTCTGCGCCGCTACGGAGCGTACGCCGCGCAGTACCGGTTGCAGGCGCGCGACCGCACCGAGGTGACCGACCGCTACCTCCAGCTTCCGATCGAATGGCATCGCCGCCACCCGACCGGGCAGTTGCTCGCCAACGTCAACGAGGACGTCGAAGCGGCCTCCTTCATAGCTGCGCCGTTGCCGATGGCGTTCGGGGTCATAGTGATGCTCGTGATCACCGCAACCCTGCTCGTGCTGACCGACCCGTTTCTGGCGATCGTCGGCTTCGCGGTCGGACCGGCCATCCTGATCGTCAACTTCTTCTATCAGAGGCGAATGAGGGCGGTCGCTGCCAGAGCCCAGCGGCTCCGGGCCGAAGTAGCCGAGATTGCTCACGAGTCGTTCGACGCCGCTCTGGTGGTCAAGACGCTCGGTCGGGAGGATCAGGAGGTCGGCAGGTTCGGCGAACGGTCCGATGCTCTACGTGATCGGATGGTCGAGGTCGGTTCGTTGCGGGCGATATTCGATCCGCTCATGGAGGCGCTGCCGAGCATCGGCATTCTGGCGGTGCTGGCGGTGGGGGCGTGGCGGGTCGAGCAAGGAGCCGTAACGGCCGGGACGATGGTGACCTTCGCCTACCTCTTCCGTCTGGTCGCCCTTCCGATGCGCGTGTTCGGGTGGCTGCTCGGGGAAATGCCGCGCTCGGTCGTGGGCATGGACCGGATAGACGGAGTGCTCCAGGAACAGGGCACCGTGGTGTACGGAGTGCAGGAGAGCGGTCGCGGCGGCGGTGCGGCGGCGAGTGTCGATTCCGTCGGGTTTCAGTACCCCGAGACCCGCACCGACGATCTCTCCGGGTTCGGTGATACGGGTGCTTCCACGTACACGGACGACCGGCGCGGTGTGGAATCGGTGACGCTCAGCGTTGCGCCGGGTCGAACGGTGGCACTGGTCGGCCCAACGGGATCCGGCAAATCGACTCTTGCCCATCTGATGGTGCGGCTGTTCGATCCGGACCGTGGAGAGATCTGTCTCGACGGTCACGGTCTCGCCGACCTTCAGCGAACGGAACTCTCGGATGCGGTCAGTCTGGTCTTCCAGGAAGTGTTCCTGTTCGACGACACCGTCTACAACAACATCTCGCTCGGCGGCGACTACAGCTACGAACAGGTGCTGGCCGCCGCCGAGCTCGCCCACGCCGATGGGTTCATCTCCGACCTGCCCGAAGGGTTCGACACTCTGGTCGGCGAGCGGGGCGCCTCGCTTTCGGGCGGGCAGCGTCAACGGATCGCCCTGGCCAGGGCGCTGATCCGGCACCCGCGCCTGCTGGTGCTGGACGACGCCACATCCGCCGTCGACCCCTCAATCGAACAGGACATACTCTCCGGTCTGGCGGAACTCGACACGACGGTGGTGATCGTCGCCTACCGGCGTTCCTCGATAGTCCTCGCCGACGAGGTCATCTACATCGAGGACGGCAGGGTCATCGGTCGCGGACCTCATGACGAGCTGTACCGGAGTCTGGCGCCCTACCGGGGACTCATCGACGCCTACGAACAAGAGGAATCCCGATGA
- a CDS encoding ABC transporter ATP-binding protein, translated as MTIAAQQAERRGATATIRRGLSLSPELRRGLPGTLLLALIATAGRVIVPVAVQQIIDGGFAAGGVDMGFVAQMTGWAFLAVVVTAGSTGGMHLRLARVSETALSRLRVRAFRHIHDLSMLHQASEQRGVLVARVTSDVDQISRFMQWGGLMLIINGGQALLSLVVMFVYSPRLALVVVLLVPLIVLTIKWFQSRLEVAYLTVRERVGRMLAVLAEVVVGAPVIRAYGIEDRIRNRLGDAIENHRRSGVRAGALSSSFSGAGELLSAVIVAAVLVVGTILAVGGSISVGTVVAFLFLVQLFVQPVQMLGEAVNEAQTAVAGWRRVLDVLDIAPDVADPGSGGVDLPHEPLGVAFDGVSFRYPRPGEVAREASGTAALLEVSLEIEPRSRVAVVGETGSGKTTFAKLLTRLMDPTSGRVLMGGADLRTVRFESLRDRVVMVPQEGMLFSGTIADNVRMGRPEASDDELTSAFDRLGLRDWLGELTAGLATQVGERGNALSVGERQLVTLVRAAIADPDLLVLDEATSAVDPATEVRISRALTGLTTGRTVVTIAHRMSTAESADRVIVFDRGRIVQDGSHSQLVAEGGIYGRLYESWQRGTSV; from the coding sequence ATGACCATCGCCGCCCAGCAAGCCGAACGGCGCGGTGCGACGGCAACGATACGGCGAGGGCTGAGCCTGTCGCCGGAGTTGCGTCGCGGGCTGCCGGGGACGCTGCTGCTCGCCCTGATCGCGACGGCCGGGCGGGTCATCGTCCCGGTGGCGGTACAGCAGATCATCGATGGCGGCTTCGCCGCCGGCGGCGTCGACATGGGGTTCGTAGCGCAGATGACCGGATGGGCGTTCCTGGCGGTCGTCGTTACGGCAGGTTCCACCGGGGGCATGCACCTGCGTCTGGCCCGCGTTTCGGAGACGGCGTTGTCGCGTCTGCGGGTGCGGGCATTCCGTCATATCCACGATCTGTCGATGCTTCATCAGGCGTCCGAGCAGCGTGGTGTTCTGGTGGCCCGCGTCACCTCCGACGTCGATCAGATCAGCAGGTTCATGCAGTGGGGCGGACTGATGTTGATCATCAACGGCGGCCAGGCGCTCCTGTCCCTGGTCGTCATGTTCGTCTACTCGCCGCGGCTGGCTCTGGTCGTGGTGCTGCTGGTGCCGTTGATCGTGTTGACGATCAAGTGGTTCCAATCGCGTTTGGAAGTTGCCTATCTGACCGTGCGGGAACGGGTGGGCCGGATGCTGGCCGTTCTGGCCGAGGTGGTGGTGGGCGCTCCGGTGATCCGTGCATACGGAATCGAAGATCGAATCCGGAACCGTCTCGGCGACGCCATCGAGAACCACCGCAGGTCGGGAGTACGGGCCGGGGCGCTGTCGTCGTCCTTCTCCGGGGCGGGTGAGTTGCTCTCGGCGGTGATCGTTGCCGCCGTGCTGGTGGTGGGCACGATCCTGGCGGTCGGTGGCTCGATCTCGGTGGGAACGGTCGTGGCGTTCCTGTTCCTGGTGCAGTTGTTCGTGCAACCGGTGCAGATGCTCGGTGAGGCGGTGAACGAGGCGCAGACGGCGGTCGCAGGCTGGCGGCGAGTGCTCGACGTGCTGGACATAGCGCCCGATGTCGCCGACCCGGGCTCGGGCGGAGTGGACCTGCCACACGAACCGCTCGGTGTCGCGTTCGACGGAGTTTCGTTCCGCTATCCGCGCCCCGGCGAGGTGGCCCGGGAGGCCAGCGGAACGGCGGCGTTGCTGGAGGTGTCGCTGGAGATCGAACCCCGCAGCCGGGTGGCAGTGGTCGGTGAGACCGGATCCGGTAAGACGACTTTCGCCAAGCTCCTGACCCGGTTGATGGACCCCACCTCGGGAAGGGTGCTGATGGGTGGGGCCGACCTCCGGACCGTCCGGTTCGAGTCGCTGCGCGACCGGGTAGTCATGGTCCCGCAGGAGGGCATGTTGTTCAGCGGCACGATCGCCGACAACGTACGGATGGGCCGGCCGGAAGCGTCGGACGACGAGTTGACCTCAGCGTTCGACCGGCTCGGGTTGCGCGACTGGCTGGGGGAGCTGACCGCCGGGCTGGCGACCCAGGTGGGGGAGCGTGGCAATGCTCTCTCGGTGGGGGAGCGGCAGCTGGTCACGTTGGTGCGGGCGGCCATCGCCGACCCTGATCTGCTGGTGCTCGACGAGGCAACGTCGGCGGTCGATCCGGCGACCGAAGTGCGTATCAGCCGGGCCTTGACCGGCCTGACCACCGGGCGCACGGTTGTGACGATCGCCCACCGCATGTCGACCGCCGAGTCCGCCGACCGTGTCATCGTGTTCGATCGGGGCCGGATCGTCCAGGACGGTTCCCACTCGCAACTGGTCGCGGAAGGCGGTATCTACGGCCGCCTCTACGAGAGCTGGCAGCGCGGAACGAGCGTCTAG
- a CDS encoding molybdopterin-dependent oxidoreductase encodes MTTRTVLGTCHHDCPDTCGWIATVEDGVAVQLRGNPDHPYSKGELCPKVNHFIDRVYSPDRLLYPLVRTGSKGDGRYRRASWAEALSIVAGRLQTVVDRWGGEAILPWWDAGTQGLIQMSSLDRRFFARLGSSRQSGSLCGGTASAGTSATYGTSHAADPLDVRHSGLVLLWGTNTKLTNRHLWPFIEEARQKGAEVVTIDPLRTATAAASDRHIQPRPGTDVALMLAMMHVLIRDDLLDHDYIERHSTGFEALRDHVSEWTPGRAAVECGIDAGVIEDLARSYGKTRTAHIRTLIGAEHHENGAMFFRALACLPVLTGSWRHLGGGLSKSTHSWSEANVDDRVFDGADTGRARREINMNHLGRALTDPSMDPPVQALFVWNGNPAVTVPNAALIRQGLERDDLFTVVSEQFMTDTARYADVIFPATTQLEQLDVVTAWGHLYMGWNEPAIAPLGEAVPNTELWRRLAAAMGFEGDGFTESDRSLIESAITGIDLDRLQQDGFVRVDAPEKLLPYAEGGFKTASGKAELFSADLERQGLDPLPTYRTPGESPGGASELADRYPLALLTPKHHTRFLNSSYSHLPKHGPREGGPFVEMDPVDAARRGLSDGDEAHVWNDRARLTLTARISDRLRPGVVAVPFGWQGADHGQPATANSLTSDTPTDWGGGVAYSDTLVEVAKATI; translated from the coding sequence ATGACCACAAGGACCGTCCTCGGAACCTGCCATCACGACTGCCCGGACACCTGCGGGTGGATCGCAACGGTCGAGGACGGTGTGGCCGTGCAGCTGCGCGGCAATCCCGATCATCCTTACTCGAAGGGCGAGCTGTGCCCGAAGGTCAACCACTTCATCGACCGGGTCTACAGCCCGGACCGTCTCCTGTATCCGCTGGTCAGGACCGGCTCCAAGGGTGACGGTCGATACCGGAGGGCGTCCTGGGCCGAGGCGTTGAGCATCGTCGCCGGACGGTTGCAGACCGTCGTCGACCGCTGGGGCGGGGAAGCGATCCTCCCTTGGTGGGACGCCGGCACCCAGGGCCTGATCCAGATGAGCTCCCTCGACCGTCGATTCTTCGCCCGGCTCGGCTCTTCCCGGCAGAGCGGTTCGCTGTGCGGCGGAACCGCCAGCGCCGGAACTTCCGCCACCTACGGGACATCCCACGCCGCCGACCCTCTCGACGTTCGCCATTCCGGGTTGGTCCTCTTGTGGGGAACGAACACCAAGCTCACCAACCGCCACCTCTGGCCGTTCATCGAAGAAGCACGGCAGAAGGGCGCCGAGGTCGTCACCATCGACCCGCTCCGGACCGCCACGGCCGCAGCATCCGACCGCCACATCCAGCCGCGGCCCGGAACGGACGTCGCGCTGATGCTCGCCATGATGCACGTCCTGATCCGAGATGATCTACTCGACCACGACTACATCGAGAGACACTCAACGGGGTTCGAGGCGCTCCGGGACCACGTGTCTGAGTGGACGCCCGGGCGGGCCGCGGTCGAATGCGGCATCGACGCAGGCGTGATCGAGGACCTCGCCCGCTCCTACGGGAAGACCAGAACAGCTCACATCCGCACCCTCATCGGTGCAGAGCACCACGAGAACGGCGCGATGTTCTTCCGGGCCCTCGCCTGCCTCCCGGTGCTGACCGGCTCCTGGCGCCATCTCGGCGGCGGCCTGTCGAAGAGCACCCATTCGTGGTCGGAGGCCAATGTCGACGACCGCGTCTTCGACGGCGCCGACACCGGGCGGGCCCGCCGGGAAATCAACATGAACCACCTCGGCCGCGCCCTCACCGATCCGTCGATGGACCCGCCGGTGCAGGCCCTGTTCGTCTGGAACGGGAACCCGGCCGTGACGGTCCCCAACGCCGCGCTGATCCGGCAGGGCCTCGAACGTGACGATCTCTTCACCGTGGTGAGCGAACAGTTCATGACCGACACGGCCCGCTATGCCGATGTGATCTTCCCGGCGACGACTCAGCTCGAGCAACTCGACGTCGTCACCGCCTGGGGACACCTCTACATGGGCTGGAACGAACCTGCGATCGCCCCGCTCGGTGAAGCAGTGCCCAACACGGAGCTGTGGCGGCGCCTGGCGGCCGCCATGGGGTTCGAGGGAGACGGGTTCACCGAATCCGACCGCAGCCTGATCGAGTCGGCGATAACGGGCATCGACCTGGACCGGCTGCAACAGGACGGATTCGTGCGGGTCGACGCGCCCGAGAAACTCCTCCCCTATGCGGAGGGGGGGTTCAAGACCGCCAGCGGCAAGGCCGAGCTCTTCTCAGCAGACCTGGAGCGACAAGGCCTCGACCCGCTCCCGACCTACCGCACCCCGGGGGAGAGCCCGGGCGGGGCCTCCGAGCTCGCCGACCGCTATCCGCTGGCCCTGCTCACACCCAAGCACCACACGAGATTCCTGAACAGCTCCTACAGCCACCTGCCCAAACACGGTCCACGTGAGGGCGGCCCGTTCGTTGAGATGGATCCCGTCGATGCCGCCCGGCGGGGGTTGTCGGACGGCGACGAGGCGCACGTGTGGAACGACCGGGCCCGGCTCACGCTGACCGCCCGGATAAGCGACCGCCTGCGGCCCGGAGTCGTGGCCGTCCCGTTCGGATGGCAAGGAGCCGACCACGGTCAGCCCGCCACCGCCAACTCGCTGACCAGCGACACGCCGACCGACTGGGGCGGCGGAGTCGCCTACTCGGACACGTTGGTAGAGGTAGCGAAGGCCACGATCTGA